One Carya illinoinensis cultivar Pawnee chromosome 5, C.illinoinensisPawnee_v1, whole genome shotgun sequence genomic window, ttgttgggTGCCTTTCTGAGAAGCCCGAACCTCAATGCATTCTTATATTCATCAATCCTCCTTTGTCTTAAGAATCAGAATTAATGACAATGTTAGAAATTTATCCATAGATAGGACAAACTTACTATAATAATggaaatgtttatatatataatgtatatttttcatgtatatcaatataaacataatttacgatgctaaaaaatatcaaaatgttTTTATAGTTGCGAGATGCAGTCCATAAGAAGGATGAAGAGCCTGTAACTGTTGTATGGTTTAAACCGGCATTTCACTATTGTCTTACCTGTTCAGATCACAGCAAGACAAGAGGTACCATACAGGTTGAAGAAGGGTGGACAGAGGTGCATGCTTTCAATTTAGCAGCAGAGGATGAAAAATCTCCAGATATCAAAAAGAGAAGTTATGTCCCTGGAAAGATTTTGAATGTTATCTTGGAACGTGAAAAATTAAGGTCGGTGCCCGGTAGCCCCTGCGAGACCATGTAGAGTTCAGTCTGGAAGCAGCAGCCATGAGTTTACATAATAAGACTAAGGATCAATtgattataacaaaaaaaaaaaaaagacaataagGATCAACATTTGAAacgttattcaaaatattttcttcaatatcaccaccatcatcatcaacatcaaatATCAAGACTAACATTCTCAGGTCAAATCTATTAATATAGTTAAAATCAtatctattatatagttaaaatCATATCGTATCAATAAATTACTCGCAAGCAACACAGCAGACATGgctttaaatacatataaatttgTTTATGAATGGGGTCAAGAGATGAAACCATGTAGAAAGCAGCAGAAATTTTCAAGATTCGAGATACAGAGGGCAAATTTAATACGATACCTACAGTGAGTCAGTGACGTTAAAGCCTTAAAGGGGATTTGGGATTCTGGCGTCGTCGGAGCTGCGCCGTTGGTTGTGGAGATCGACGTTGGCTGTGCCGCTGCGGACGTTGGCTGTGGAGGTGGCGTCGCTGTGGAGGAGCTGCGGCTGTGGCTCGTGGACTTGGAGAAAGGGTCAATGGAGAATCTCGCCACACGTTTTTTTCCACTGAGGTGACTTTGTGAATTGTGAGGGGAAGAAGACGGGTCCAAGCGTTTCGTAATGGCCTAAGTAGTCtacttacaaaaaaagaaatgggaATTTAGGGTATTTACAAACAAACCATATTAAATGAACCAGTCCGGTGTTTGGAGGATTCCTTGTGGGGACTCGGCAGCAAGTTCTGCACTTCGTTTGGGCAAATAGttccaaagaaaaattattgatgcaGATGTTTGGGTGCAGGAATTGTGCACGAAAGGAGACGTGAAAAATGATGCAGTGGGAGGTGTGCGTAATTCCTGCACCAACTTTCCTGTATGTTAGCATTTCCGGGTCCAATACGGTCCCTTCTTGGAAACGTTGGACAACCTGATACCCAAAACCAAGCATCCCTGGATTTTTAGTATTATAAGAAGGCACAGAGCAATAAATAATTCGAACTCTAAGCATATATTCACACACAAgcagttaaagaaaaaaaaacatgtaattACATATTGCCGTTCAATATATGCAACACAAACATCATTTGTTCTACCATTGAGACCCCAGGTACTAAAACGCAATGGAGATAATACACGTCCATATTCCCACGTCCACAGTGAATATGAGGCAGGGATACGCTATATTCCCAAGAACAGGAGTTCGCTAACCTCAGCACCCACAGCCGAAAGCAtcatctttttcattcttgGGATGTAATCATACTACACTTGTTAAAAGTAACAAAAAGAGGGTCAACAGTTAACATTATTAATAAATCACATTTATCTCTACTTATTAAAGGCTAGGCAGCATTGGTATGCTTAGAAAATCTACAAAAGTACTTAAAACTTTTCAATACTTTGCAGTGAAGAAGTCTTTTTAGGGTATGTAAAGAGAGTGCCTTGATCATTAAAAAAACCAATCTTTCAAAGCATTATCAAATCACAAACTACAACATAATTGCATAACTGCTTTAAATAACTACtgattgattttgatttttatctgctgaaaattttcaaactagcTAAAGGGGTACTataaatggaaaaagaatcagCTTCTAAGCTGCTCGGTTCCAGAAAGATTTCCCATTTTGGGAAGATTGATAGAAAGCTTCAAATTGTTCAACTGTAAATGTAAATAGACCccatttgtaaataaaataattatttttctataataaaaccaacaaaaatgcATGCTTGTGAGGATACCTGGCCACTGACAAATGGTACAATTGTTTGATCATTTATAGTAACCAATAACACCTGTCCACATCGATTGATTGCATAAAAACCTCCCACTGATGGAGCTTTTGCTGTAAAAAATATTGGATCTCGACTGATTCTATTTCTATAAACAGCAGTAGCGGTCTCCAAGTCATAAACAAATAATAGCCAAAGCTTGGTGATCACATGGATGAAACTGTATTTGTGGGATATCcgtgaattaaaaaaatcatgacTATCAATTTTGCAGCAGTTTACtgaaacaagtataaaaaagtaGCGACTTTGATACTTGCATCGCAACTGGAAGGTCATCGGCAAAAAGATCTGCTTGCTTCTTTGTAAAAGAAGGATTCCCTaccataaaaaatacaaattcataTAGTTATTaaggataaagaaaaaaaaatttggttggCAGGATGCAAGAAAGTTGCAGAAGTAGAAAATGCGAATACATATTAATGATAACCATAACCTGAAATACTCTTGGTACCCAAACACATCCTTAGATACTCTGCCTCCAGGACTCCCTATAGattctataaattaatacaGTCTACTTCCAGGATTCCCACTTGATACAAGAAATGTTTATGAATCTCAAGCTCTTACTTCCTATAGCCATAAATTCGAATACGCATCTTGACAAGCTTTAAAACATAGCAAAAACTTGGACTACTTGCTCCAAGTCCAACTTATACAAAACTTCTAGACAATAGCTTTGAAAGTACAACCATGTGAAACCAGTACTCATTTCTattttccataatttttctCATCTCCACTAAGACTTCAGTAATTCACAACACATAGCCACACATGTCCTGACCTTTTTTATAAGTTGTCtaggaattattattattattattatttaatataccATTGATCTTTTAAAATAGGGCCTAGGCGAGGTGTGGAGACCCTGTCCATCAGATTTTATGCAATTTATAGTGAGTTGTACAACCAAGATACCTATTTCCAGCTTGCATGACAGAAAACTAAATCCACAACTGCAtttacatccatacatatataaagaataagaatTTCACTAGAACAGAGAAATCTGTAGTTATGTATATAGAATTTAGAATGTGGAAGTTAAAACCTATTTCAACCCATGGATACATTCGGTTATATCAATGTTCCTTTCTAAACATAGCTCTTCACTACTCCATGGAAACAGCACACGAAGAACATATCACAAGTCATTTTACGGAAACTGGGGAATAGACACAGAAAATGAAGGTATTACTAGAGAATTCTACCTACGTCActaaaaacaaaaggaagagCAAACAACTAAAaggaaattagaaataaatagCAAGTTCAACAGGCTGGGACCCCATAGTTCAAGATAGCTCATAAGGTGTTATAAGAACGACAGGCAAAAGAGAGAGCGATTAAATTCATAAAGAATTTAGATAAGTAGAGTAACACCCTGATTTCAAGTCCAGTTGTGGATCTCTTAGCCGAATAAATGAAAATACCTTTGGCAAATAATACGAATCAGACCAGTAACAGTTTTACTGCAATGCTTACATTTCGGATTATCGGATGCGTCTTGATGGCCACAAAAACCACCACTCTCTCAAACGGCTACGTGTTTTTATGAGGAATCCTGGAATAGTAAATATACaggcgtgtatatatatatatatgctcgtgCATGAACATTGGGGAAGGAAAAGGGGTGAAGTCTGTATGTTCTCGTGTTCTTTCATCACTGGAAGATTAGAAACAgctattttttggattttgtttaaaattcaaattaaaaccATGGTAACTGGTTTAATTATTCAACCTCTGAAGAGTTAAATGGATGACTCAGGTGAATACGTTATTTGAATGAAAACGTTGGTGATTGGCCAATCGGAATATCCATTTTTGTcttgaaaatttcttttaacTCTTTTGATCTCTTAAAAACAACTTAAACAAGTATAAAGTATTAGCAAAATAATACTCACAGccttttaaaaagattttaaggttaaagattatgaaaatattatactCCTACAAATTACAATTGATTTTACAATCTTTTAACAATAGGAACgataaatcatttaaattattaatttttattagatatttttcacataatataaagagtaatattatatataatcaattttatgtattttttacatacttttattgatttgattggttgcataaatttttttaatatacaactaatcatattagtgaaatgcacaaaaaaataccaaatattactgcacataaaatttttataattataatgatatGATGTTTTGATCTCAAGTCGAGTTgcgtatatatatttataacttcttagttgtaattttaaaatctaaatcaTCAAATTTGTGTAAAcgtttcattataattattacaaattttaggAATTCGATTGTTAATCTAGTCTAGAATGTTTATAAATTTGTCACCTTCTTAAATCGATACATTGGACTCCCCATATATTAGCAAAAATATACTTCGTGCCAAGTGTGTAATTAGTAATTACAGCTCATGGTCAACTGCATGCATGTTAACATCGACCATACAAGGCCCAAAACTCCGAATGTCATTACATCtgtacaataaataaataaataaatcccaaaagttaaataaacaaataacgACAATAACCTTATTATAGAAAATACTTGATTTCTTCacaactttttaattaatttccaattcaaatttataaagaagctagtaatatttatattttactgaatatatataagttttgcaaaaattatataatCGTAATTATAGCCACGAAACCATTAATAGATCTGGCTGGCTTAATTTTACtccttataaaataaattttattccttAATTTTACACATACAGAGTAACATGCAATTTACAGACCAAGTACTCTGATAAAAAATGATAAGGCTATAAAgagattatttaaaaataattctacaaactgacacatagttttatatgatcagttatatctattttataataaaaataactttacaatataaCGAATAACATGAAGTTACGTcattttatgatattatttttatataatttattttttattaaagtatttctctagaaaatgtgtgtgagagagagagaggggcaatGGGTCGTGGCGGAGTTAATGTTGGTCTAGCCCAAACTAGAGGCCCAAGGCTCGTCATCCCTAAAGGATAACTATTCAAAGGATCGTGTGGATCAAAATGCAAGCTCTAGCTGCCCTAATTATTAGGATGAATAAACCCAGCCCTCATGTTATGGACATGGACAATATGATGATCAGATAATTCTGTATATTAGGGATAAGTTTTGTAATGGTTAAACATTGGGTAAAATTAATCCATTTAAGGCACTTGTTCAATATTCTCCACACGTATATATAGGAGCAACAGGTAATCCTTAAATTATctgattaaatatttttaaattattattttctacttATTGTTGACTGAGACATTAAAGATGTCACAGTCATACGTGCCACTCATACAACAATTTACATGTTAACGATCTCAACCCGTGGCGGGACACGTGCTTAAGAGGCCAGATTGAAGTTATATAACAGATACAGTAGTGAATTGCAATTGCTTttatttccatttctttttgggTCAGATAATTCCTTATTTAATCTGTTAAGACAAACAGGTAGCTAGGTAGACTTTGATGGAGGAGCAAAATATGCTCCCAAcaaaacataatataaattaatattagggAAATGATAGTGTGCTAGCTGTTTCAAGTGTATCACTCTATTATAtcgtttattaatttatttatatttttacttaagattaaggaagtaatttttaatttattagtctatttcttttatttttttaaaatatttaaatatattaaaaagataacaaaaaataacccccaaaaaaaacaaTTCCCAAACTGTGGTAGCGTCACGCTAGCATGATCCTTAATGTTAATACATATGGTTTTCCGTTCCTCCAGCTCGTacaagcatgcatgcagtatTGATTAACGACCTCTCTCCATCATCGCTTGGAGCCTCTTGAATGATGCCAGCTTTTGCAATCGCATCTGTTTATGGAACCTCTTGATGAACAAGTCTGCAACATCATCAATCTCATCTTCCAGGCTGAAATTCTCCCCTTCCTCTTTGGAATTCCTCACCATATCAATGATGGAGTACCCACCCTCCTCATCCTGATCAGAGTCGAGATCCTTTCCATCAAATAACGAGCGCCTTGGATCTAGATACTTATCATCGTTGCCGCCATCTTCTTCCACCCTCTCCACCAGATGGGTGTGAGTGGACTCGCTTGCCATGGCATTGTACAGAACCATGGCCTTTCTCTGCTCGTCTGCATCGTATTGGCTTTCCTCTTCATGCTGTCCAAGAATTCTATGGATCTTGTGGGAAACAGAATCCAGTAAAAGCTTCTTGTTCTTCAATAAGGAGAACACTAGGAAGCGAGCTTTGGCTGCGCTGGTTTTGTTCTTGATGGCAATTGACTTGGCTTTAGCGATAGAACTCAACACAGAGATAATCTGTTTGAGGAAGATAGAAGccttgttcttcatttttaatattatttaagaatttcaaagaaaaaaaaaaaaaacccatgaaATGTGAAGGAAAACCAAGAGAGATCAAGAAAAACAGCGTTTGAACAAAATGGAGGAAATTTGCGAAAGCTCAAGCTCAAGATTTTAAGGGCCGCTAGGGTGGGTTAATGCAAAAGCAGTGTTAGCATGAAGGAATGCCGAAGGCTTTGATGGGGTTTAAATAGCATGCAAAAAGCTGCTTGTGGCTTTTCTGTCATGGGGGGAAGTGGCATGGTGGTGGGTATAACGTGCGCTTAAGTTGATTATAAAAGTCGAGAAACGAGAGTACTCACAAATCCACGTGCTATAATCCTATTGGAAAACACCTGCCATGCAGTCTTTCTCTAAAGGAAGCACAAGGGTTAATTTGGGTATGTTAAACTATTAGATGGTAATAAGAGCCTGGTATTGTCCAATTTGAATAATAATGGCATGCAGTGGCCAGTGGGCAACATCTATTTTTCTCTAGTTTTTAAACccaaagttaaaaaagaaaaaggagctCAAAAGACTTTTGATGATGAAAGTTGAAGGGCATTTCTCTTTAATTAAAAGTGATGGAAAAAGCATGCAAATGATTCTTTGCCTCATTAAATGCGTGGTTTTGTACTGTAGTGACTTTTAAGGTAACTTTGATATTTCCATTAGATATTTTGAAGTTTAGAAATgatatgacttttttttttggaaaagtgTAAAATGcctttttttggtattttttaaaatatttttaaatatttaaaaaaatcaaaaactcatttaaaaatatttttttagtaattaagtaaaaaaagaaaaaagaaattggtaacTTTTATCAGGATGCAAGTGGATGCATCATTTTCCAAATGATATTTAGTCTTGAGTGCAAATTTCGTAcgtctttaaaaaagaaaataaatctagaagaaaaaatcattttttaaattatactctttttttttttcaaataaagtatgtagaatttttaaaattatatttaatattactctttaaaGATTATTCAGCTATTTGTTTAGAAGATTATTGCTGATAAATTCATCAATATATCTCAACTAAAAAGCGCcatcaatattaaaataaacaaatttttcaATGAACTATAACAAATTGATACTTTAAATCCTCAATTAACATCTCTATAGATTCAAGATTGTATCATATCACTtattcattataaaaaaaaattggataattaTTGCCACTTATTTTTTGTGAAGATGACTATATCCTATTAATATGATCGAGATTGTTTTAGCAAAATATAGTCTTATTCGCAAGAAGTAAGTGACAATAACTgtctaattttcttataataatttttcatccATTTTAATGGCTGCAATGGGACAAATTAACGGGTCGCGTGTAAGCTGTTTGATGACAGTGGGGCTGCAGCCTGCAATatattgtgtttatttttttccagtATATAGTTTATATGAGTGGCCGTGAAGGTGTTATAGTAGAGTCGATATTGATTCGTTCCGAGCTAGACCACAGATGCATGTAAGATAATCATTAGAGGAGGGATCGAGGAAGAAGATTGAAAGAAtaggaaggaaaaaaacaaatggCACGTGCATGCTTCTGGTTACTGTAATGCGGCTGGCCATGCACGAAACCTTCGAAGATGGTTCTCAAAGTGCATGCCCCAAACTGAAAAGGACGAACTTGCCTAGGACCGTTCTCCCCATGCAGTTTTGACAAGAATGAAAATGGGCAAGGGGAAGAACCTGAAGCTAATCACGACAATCACCTGTTGGCTGCACTTTCGGCCCTTTCGCTCAAGACCCAACAAAGAATATTTTAGGCACAGCTTTTCTTTGATCTTTTCTTGAGGAAAAATCCGAAATACACTGACTTTTCAGTTGTCATCCACAAAAGCAATAAGTCTTgcttttcttcaacttttttttccttctttcattATTTTAGCGTCTTGCATGCTTTTGTTCACTTAAAAATAAcatattagtttaattaatttaaaatatttggtttacagaaataatttataaattaatgtagatatagtgtagtaggttgtaagagattttttttattgtaaagtaaatatgACGTATGATATTAagctatatcaatttataaatttagtttcgtttagttacacagttcagattaaatgaaatgagatattttgttaaaaattgaataaaatattgttataatataattttttaaaattaattttattttgaaatttaaaaaaattaaattatttattatatttgatgtaagaatttaaaaaatttataattattatatgagatgaaataatttaattttatgtaactaAATCAACTCTATTTCTATAAGATCTCTTTTGTTGATCTAATAatcttcttaattaattatttaattttttatgcaagctaatataatataaaaagggTGTAAAGCTTTTTAGCAAGCGAACTACTGCCTTCATTTATCTTATATAGGTTCTGTGGTCAGGCCCACCCCAACCCATGAGACGCCCTCATGCACATATATAGaactattcaatttttaatttcgagatatttttagttttttataaatataagaaaCCCACTTCATTAATGAACAAGCATAGCATCAACCATTGCAAGAGATTGAATGTTGTCTGGTACAGAATTTACAACAATATGACCAACAaacaaatgtttaaaaaatttgagtggatctattaatctaaaaaaataaatacaacttTGGGACATGTAGAATATTATCTTTAAGATGATAATTATCCCCATTTGAAAGAGTATGCTattgaattataaataattcacCTTCAGGATACAACAAAAGTCACTAACTGAATATagtaatttaaaagtttttcctttaaaatttcTCTATAACATCATGTAAATGACTGAACAAATGGAAAAACAGAATTTGTAAATTCATAGGTCTCATTCTCTAtttaagaataatgttatatacagtcatttttacgtactttttatgcactctattgatgtgattagttatattaatttttttaaatatacaatcaattacattaataaaatacacaaaaataatttcacataaaatttttatataaaatatcacaACTTGACTTTTCAAGCGATAGTTATTAGTTTAAAGGATATAATATTTCACTAAAAGGCCATAGGGCATGCCTAGTCTAATGTCACTTTTATTGTGAATTAGTTTTAAAGCATTGCACCCCTTCAAGCGCCTATTCAGCCCACAGATCGGATCCTGTGCACCGCGTTCGCCCCTTAGAGCACtctcattaaatatttaaatgtaaaaatattttactttttagctATTACGACACATTAGATTAAGTAAATAGTAGTTACAATAGCTTTTAGTTAtagtaattttaaaacaaaaaccaaatttGATAGTTACTATACAcacatcaaatatttattttattatttttttataacactctctTCTTTCTATCTACATCCAcaaatttttctcaatttctttaaattaaatagtaaaacatgataaattaaataaattaataattaaaatatcaaaaattaaataaattagaaattaaaaaaattaaatattttttaatttattaattactcattactatataataaataaatagataatcaaatacaaaaatatgatGTGAATAGagaaaatttaattcatttcatattatcttattgttatataataaaaaaaataattattctaatgTAGAGacttatgtaaataaaatagttaaaatttaaattcatcttttatttattaaaaatgtcCTTTACATATACATAATCTAATAACAATACTCTTAGACCTGTAGTTGTTAaaattaaatcatcaaaatgtAGCTATAGAGTTTCAAACCCATTTCCTTTTTGTAATTCACAAAGTTAAATAATAACACACATTCAATGCATctacatatttaatattataatctataataaatataacaccAAATTCATGGCTGCTTTGACCAAGAAATGTGCtactttttttacatttttttgatAACAAGAAATGTGCTACTTGCCACTTGGTTTCCTGCCCTTTTTTAATATGCTTTAGTTTCAACGGCACGAGGAAACAAGCTTGCTATGAATATCTTGGATATATAAGATGGCCGAAGGATCGAACTGAAATCctcatttctcttttcttagGAGTTAGGACATCAATCACATGTTTTGCATCACCTTCTAACCCGACATCCGAcatgatacaaaaaataaactatGCTCTTTATAAGTCGGTGTAGATAATATACAcaataaaatacttacataacataatttaatttaaaagaaaaatttaaaatttgaatcttacaaatcaaatcatattatttaaatgatattgatAATATGTTCTACACatcgatttaaaaataaaataattctgtaaaaaataaattacgtCGGTGGCGAAAAGAAGAAAGGCCAATTAACACTCCAAATGTGGCAAATATACATATTAGAAGAAAGGCACAAGAAACATATgctcttttgttcttttatgtttttgttaatTCACTCTTTTACCTATTGTAGTGCCGATTCTTATCATAAACTCACTTTAATTTTTACTCGGTTTATTTCACCCCTcttctttgttcttttattcATTCATGATCGTTTTCAACTTGTATTAATacctttttctaattttaattttcccATGTATAATACTTGTGTTTTAAGATTCACTATCACCCATATATTCATATACTGTTAGACATAATTGTTTAGGTAATTTTGcaaattaaaatttagaaatctaaaaaaataaatatttaatataaaagaattaactATAAAAAATGCCCCTAACATATCATCAAAAGACCTCAATTTACATCGGGCAGCCCCTATCTATAGTCTGACATATcatcaagaaagaaaaaaccaaagataaaacatgaaatgattttaaaatcaCTTGTAACTAGGAAGGAGGAACTTCCTAGCAGCTCAAAACAGATGGAAGAAACTGAAATActtagaaaaaaacaaaagatggaAGAAACTGAAAAATTTTCTGTCCATCCAAACACTTCTGTTCTGGTACTGTAACATGGGGAGGAGAGGTCCCAATGCTCCGTACATGTCAAGTCCTGCCAGAATACCTTGCTATACATTATtccagcctttttttttttttttttttaatttt contains:
- the LOC122311250 gene encoding uncharacterized protein LOC122311250; translated protein: MKNKASIFLKQIISVLSSIAKAKSIAIKNKTSAAKARFLVFSLLKNKKLLLDSVSHKIHRILGQHEEESQYDADEQRKAMVLYNAMASESTHTHLVERVEEDGGNDDKYLDPRRSLFDGKDLDSDQDEEGGYSIIDMVRNSKEEGENFSLEDEIDDVADLFIKRFHKQMRLQKLASFKRLQAMMERGR